From a single Okeanomitos corallinicola TIOX110 genomic region:
- a CDS encoding glycosyltransferase family 4 protein: MRIAWIGKKTPFCGNVTYGREITNRLLDRGHEVSFLHFAQEESESDKSSNFKEVSLPFIYKSQVYTIPTFKATKLLSDSLREIKPDIVHASLTLSTLDFALPEICEELNLPLVATFHPAFAGKGAKLISGTQILAYQLYAPFLDNYHQVIIFSQIQKELLAKMGVRESKIAVIPNGVDTVKYSPGTSDIKKEFKAERLFVYQGRIAPEKNIESLLKAWKQSDMGANSKLLIVGDGVLRSSLEPFYGSEYGIIWLGFVANEERRIEILRGADVFILPSLVEGLSLSLLEAMSCGLACLATDVGADGEVLEKGAGVVLNTKDITSQLRTLLPLFRDHSELTTLLGQKARNRVLERYTLNDNVTQLEGLYTQVLAPRPLTLGSFGYG; encoded by the coding sequence ATGCGTATAGCCTGGATTGGAAAAAAAACACCCTTTTGCGGCAATGTCACCTACGGACGAGAAATTACAAACAGATTATTAGATAGGGGACATGAAGTAAGTTTTCTCCACTTTGCTCAAGAGGAATCAGAATCAGATAAATCCTCTAACTTTAAGGAAGTTTCTTTACCTTTTATTTATAAGTCCCAAGTTTACACTATCCCCACTTTCAAAGCTACCAAGCTTTTGAGTGATTCCCTACGGGAAATAAAACCAGATATAGTTCATGCTTCCCTAACTCTATCTACTTTGGATTTTGCTTTACCAGAAATTTGTGAAGAATTAAATCTACCTTTGGTTGCTACTTTTCACCCTGCTTTTGCAGGAAAAGGAGCAAAACTAATATCTGGTACTCAAATTTTAGCCTATCAGCTATATGCACCTTTTTTAGATAATTATCATCAAGTAATTATTTTTTCTCAAATTCAAAAAGAATTATTAGCTAAAATGGGAGTTAGAGAAAGCAAAATAGCTGTTATTCCTAACGGTGTGGATACTGTTAAATATTCTCCTGGTACTTCTGATATCAAAAAAGAATTTAAAGCAGAACGTTTATTTGTTTACCAAGGTCGCATAGCTCCCGAAAAAAATATAGAATCTCTACTCAAGGCCTGGAAACAGTCAGATATGGGAGCGAATAGTAAGTTATTGATAGTTGGTGATGGTGTCTTGAGATCATCTTTAGAACCATTTTATGGATCAGAATATGGGATTATTTGGTTAGGATTTGTAGCTAATGAAGAACGCAGAATAGAAATTTTAAGAGGTGCAGATGTCTTTATTTTGCCATCTTTAGTTGAGGGTTTATCTTTATCTTTGTTAGAAGCAATGTCCTGTGGTTTAGCTTGTTTAGCTACAGATGTCGGTGCAGACGGAGAAGTATTAGAAAAAGGTGCTGGGGTAGTTCTGAATACAAAAGATATAACTTCGCAACTACGAACCCTTTTACCTTTATTTAGAGATCATTCAGAATTAACTACTCTGTTAGGTCAAAAAGCTAGAAATCGAGTTTTAGAACGTTATACTCTCAATGATAATGTTACTCAATTGGAAGGTCTTTATACCCAAGTTTTAGCACCAAGACCTTTGACATTAGGTAGTTTTGGTTATGGTTAA
- the gpmI gene encoding 2,3-bisphosphoglycerate-independent phosphoglycerate mutase, whose translation MTKAPVAPVVLVILDGWGYCEDKRGNAIAAAKTPIMDSLWSAYPHTLIRTSGKAVGLPEGQMGNSEVGHLNIGAGRVVPQELVRISDAVEDGSLASNPALVKICQEVRSRNGKLHLIGLCSDGGVHSHITHLFGLLDLAKSQQLSQVCIHAITDGRDTPPKSGTKAIKQLQEYVDRLGVGQIATISGRYYAMDRDNRWDRVQRAYDVMTQDNAGNGLTALEVLEASYSEGVTDEFIVPVRIAPGAVAPGDGVIFFNFRPDRARQLTQAFVSPNFQGFERQQITPLSFVTFTQYDPDLPVSVAFTPQNLTNILGEVIANHGLKQFRTAETEKYAHVTYFFNGGLEDPCEGEDRELVSSPMVATYDKDPAMSAKAVTDVAIAAIEKNIYSLVVMNYANPDMVGHTGKVEATVTAIETVDKCLGKLVETVGKSGGTMLITADHGNAEYMLDQEGNPWTAHTTNPVPFILVEGERVKIPGYGTDVDLRNDGKLADIAPTILDILQLPQPEEMTGQSLLRVAEYDLQISRTPTTVGL comes from the coding sequence ATGACCAAAGCACCTGTTGCTCCTGTGGTGCTAGTCATTTTAGACGGATGGGGCTACTGTGAGGACAAACGCGGAAACGCGATCGCTGCTGCCAAAACTCCCATAATGGACAGTTTATGGTCAGCCTATCCCCACACCCTCATTCGCACATCAGGAAAAGCCGTAGGGTTGCCAGAAGGTCAAATGGGTAACTCGGAAGTTGGTCATTTGAATATTGGCGCTGGGCGTGTAGTTCCCCAAGAACTGGTACGCATCTCCGATGCAGTTGAAGACGGTTCTCTAGCCTCTAACCCAGCATTGGTGAAAATTTGTCAGGAAGTTCGCTCTCGAAATGGCAAGTTACATTTAATAGGTCTTTGTTCTGACGGAGGGGTACATTCCCACATCACCCATCTGTTTGGATTACTTGACTTAGCCAAATCACAGCAGCTTTCACAAGTATGTATTCACGCTATTACGGACGGGCGTGATACACCGCCAAAAAGTGGCACTAAAGCCATCAAGCAATTGCAAGAATATGTAGACCGCTTAGGTGTAGGACAAATTGCCACCATTAGCGGTCGTTATTATGCGATGGATCGTGATAACCGCTGGGATCGAGTCCAACGTGCTTACGATGTGATGACACAAGATAACGCTGGTAATGGACTTACAGCGTTGGAAGTCTTGGAAGCATCCTATTCTGAAGGCGTAACTGACGAATTTATTGTTCCTGTGAGAATTGCTCCTGGCGCAGTTGCACCTGGAGATGGGGTAATATTTTTCAATTTCCGTCCCGACCGCGCCAGACAATTAACTCAAGCTTTTGTAAGTCCCAATTTTCAGGGTTTTGAAAGACAGCAAATTACGCCACTGTCTTTTGTCACATTTACTCAATACGACCCAGATTTACCTGTATCTGTGGCCTTTACTCCTCAGAACTTGACGAATATTCTGGGTGAAGTTATTGCAAATCATGGTCTGAAACAGTTTCGGACTGCGGAAACTGAAAAATATGCTCATGTCACCTATTTCTTTAATGGGGGACTAGAAGATCCCTGCGAAGGTGAAGACCGGGAACTGGTCAGCAGTCCCATGGTGGCTACCTACGATAAAGACCCAGCAATGTCAGCCAAAGCTGTAACAGATGTGGCGATCGCCGCCATTGAAAAAAACATCTACTCCCTAGTAGTCATGAACTACGCTAACCCTGACATGGTAGGGCATACAGGCAAAGTAGAAGCTACAGTTACAGCCATTGAAACCGTTGATAAATGTCTAGGAAAACTTGTGGAAACTGTCGGTAAATCCGGCGGCACAATGTTAATTACCGCTGATCACGGTAATGCCGAATATATGCTAGACCAAGAAGGCAATCCTTGGACTGCCCATACCACTAACCCAGTTCCTTTCATTTTAGTAGAAGGGGAAAGGGTGAAAATACCCGGATATGGGACAGATGTGGATTTAAGGAATGATGGCAAATTAGCCGACATTGCCCCCACAATTTTGGATATTTTACAGCTACCTCAGCCAGAAGAAATGACTGGTCAATCTCTACTTAGGGTAGCAGAGTACGACTTACAAATATCTCGGACTCCAACCACAGTAGGTTTGTAA
- a CDS encoding Uma2 family endonuclease, producing MIIAQELEIQENISQDVIFPPGDLYSDEPPVETELYLEQIMLLIKCIKWLWKNRNDFYAAGNLTIYYSPNQKKSEYFRGPDFFVVLGTERKTRKSWVVWEEDGKYPNFILEILSPSTANTDREFKKQLYQDTFRTPDYFWFDPYTLEFAGFHLLDGEYQPLVANEKGHLWSHQLGLYLGIYDGLLRYFTAQGNLVPTPEESAEQEAKKSERLAAKLRELNIDPDTV from the coding sequence ATGATCATTGCACAAGAATTAGAAATTCAAGAGAACATCTCCCAAGATGTAATATTTCCTCCTGGTGATTTATATAGTGACGAACCTCCCGTGGAAACAGAACTATATCTAGAGCAAATTATGCTCTTAATCAAATGTATCAAATGGTTATGGAAAAACAGAAATGATTTCTATGCTGCTGGAAATCTGACTATTTATTATAGTCCAAATCAGAAAAAATCAGAATATTTCCGAGGTCCTGATTTCTTTGTTGTCTTAGGAACTGAACGTAAAACTCGGAAAAGTTGGGTAGTTTGGGAAGAAGACGGTAAATATCCTAATTTCATTTTAGAAATTCTTTCACCTAGTACAGCAAATACAGATAGAGAATTTAAAAAACAACTTTATCAAGATACATTTAGAACACCGGATTATTTTTGGTTTGATCCTTATACATTGGAATTTGCAGGTTTTCATTTATTAGATGGAGAATATCAACCTTTAGTAGCAAATGAAAAAGGACATCTTTGGAGTCATCAATTAGGTTTATATTTAGGAATATATGATGGTTTATTGCGGTATTTCACCGCACAAGGAAATTTAGTTCCTACACCGGAAGAAAGTGCAGAACAGGAAGCTAAAAAATCTGAACGGTTAGCAGCAAAGTTGAGGGAATTAAATATTGATCCAGATACAGTTTAA
- a CDS encoding matrixin family metalloprotease: protein MGKITQKPIYKAKTKLFWRKLLTVLILFISAGLLVICSNFPVTAKKPQIQYPESVFIGQKLTENSYSQKSHPLPPSLENWQDKNNSGDYFDQVKPTKFGYLIWSKFPIKVNIETPIDINEKLAQIWINQVLQAVEEWNKYLPLELVENPELADIKILRKRPPLQIDSVTKIPRARSALTTYQISTQNNILSHGFTILLSPSQTGKYLQAAARHEIGHALGIWGHSSLETDALYFSQVREPVSISTRDVNTLKKIYQQSTSLGWEIN, encoded by the coding sequence ATGGGGAAAATCACCCAAAAGCCAATCTACAAAGCCAAAACTAAATTATTTTGGCGAAAATTATTAACAGTTCTGATCTTATTCATAAGTGCAGGACTGTTAGTTATTTGTAGCAACTTTCCAGTTACTGCTAAAAAACCTCAAATTCAATATCCTGAATCTGTATTTATAGGGCAGAAATTAACAGAAAATTCATACTCACAAAAAAGCCATCCTTTACCACCAAGCTTGGAAAATTGGCAAGATAAAAATAATAGTGGTGACTATTTTGATCAGGTTAAACCGACAAAATTTGGTTATTTAATTTGGTCAAAGTTCCCAATTAAAGTAAACATAGAAACCCCTATAGACATTAATGAAAAACTAGCACAAATATGGATAAATCAAGTTTTACAAGCAGTGGAAGAATGGAATAAATATTTACCTCTAGAATTAGTAGAAAATCCCGAACTTGCTGATATTAAAATTCTTCGTAAACGTCCACCATTACAAATAGATTCAGTTACTAAAATTCCCCGTGCGCGTTCAGCTTTAACAACATATCAAATATCTACCCAAAATAATATTTTATCTCATGGATTTACTATTTTATTAAGTCCTAGTCAGACCGGCAAATATTTACAAGCAGCAGCACGTCATGAAATTGGTCATGCTTTAGGAATTTGGGGTCATAGTTCCCTAGAAACCGATGCACTTTATTTTTCCCAAGTTCGTGAACCTGTATCTATTTCCACTAGAGATGTGAATACTTTAAAAAAGATTTATCAACAGTCTACAAGTTTGGGGTGGGAGATTAATTAG
- a CDS encoding MFS transporter, with the protein MMQSSDLDRKVQPSSPSQAKNKNKGSETKRPNHLRSATQPKSSQNNCSEMSVNDISKTPNLDTKTNQGDPQEQILPQEEQLLQSNDLNEKKDHLQVDTTEISQNNGSGSGGENTSGVEETTGFFPVLKNPNFIALWGGQVFCQLSDKVYLVLMIALINSEFQHSGQSISGWVSALMMIFTIPAVLFGSLAGVFVDRWSKKAVLVASNIWRGILVLIIPFLLWLTHDWQPVGVLPVGFLMILAVTFLVSTLTQFFAPAEQAVIPLIVEEQHLLSANSLYTTTMMASVIVGFAVGEPVLVLADSIWKGLGGSGGLGKEILVGGSYAIAGMILLLLKTNEKPHPPETEFPHVFEDLRDGLRYLKENRRVRNALLQLTILFSIFAALTVLAVRMAEIIPNLKASQFGFLLAAAGVGIAVGAAILGQFGQRFAYRQLSLWGCLGMAASLVSISFFNTQLWLVLPLITLVGVFGALVGIPMQTAIQTETPPEMRGKVFGLQNNVVNIALSLPLALAGLAETFIGLQSVFFGLAIIVFLAGILTWYNSHE; encoded by the coding sequence ATGATGCAATCGTCTGATTTAGATCGAAAAGTCCAACCCTCATCACCAAGCCAAGCTAAAAACAAGAATAAGGGATCAGAAACTAAAAGACCCAATCATTTACGTTCTGCTACCCAACCTAAATCCAGTCAAAATAACTGCTCAGAAATGTCTGTCAATGATATTTCTAAAACACCGAATTTGGATACAAAAACGAACCAGGGCGATCCCCAAGAACAAATACTGCCCCAGGAAGAACAACTTTTACAAAGTAATGATTTAAATGAAAAAAAAGATCATTTACAAGTAGACACAACAGAAATATCACAAAATAATGGTTCAGGTTCTGGTGGAGAAAATACATCAGGAGTAGAGGAAACTACAGGATTTTTCCCAGTCTTAAAAAATCCCAACTTTATCGCCCTTTGGGGTGGACAGGTTTTTTGTCAATTGTCAGATAAAGTATATCTCGTCTTGATGATTGCTTTAATTAACAGCGAATTTCAACATAGTGGTCAGAGTATTAGTGGTTGGGTATCAGCCCTGATGATGATCTTCACAATTCCCGCAGTTTTATTTGGTTCATTAGCAGGTGTATTTGTAGATCGTTGGTCAAAGAAAGCCGTATTAGTAGCATCAAATATTTGGCGGGGTATTTTAGTTTTAATAATTCCTTTCTTACTGTGGTTAACCCATGATTGGCAACCTGTGGGAGTTTTGCCTGTGGGATTTTTAATGATATTAGCAGTAACTTTTTTAGTTTCTACACTAACTCAGTTTTTTGCCCCAGCCGAACAAGCAGTAATTCCTTTAATAGTCGAAGAACAGCATTTACTTTCAGCTAATTCCTTGTACACAACCACAATGATGGCATCAGTAATTGTGGGGTTTGCCGTAGGAGAACCAGTGTTAGTATTAGCAGATAGCATCTGGAAAGGATTAGGTGGTAGTGGTGGACTAGGTAAAGAAATTTTAGTCGGTGGTAGTTATGCGATCGCAGGTATGATCCTATTACTACTTAAAACCAACGAAAAACCCCACCCCCCAGAAACAGAATTTCCCCACGTTTTTGAGGATCTCCGCGATGGGTTACGTTACCTCAAAGAAAATCGTCGCGTCCGCAACGCCTTATTACAACTAACTATCTTATTTTCTATCTTCGCCGCTTTAACTGTCCTTGCCGTTCGCATGGCAGAAATTATCCCCAATTTAAAAGCATCCCAATTTGGGTTTTTACTCGCAGCCGCTGGTGTGGGTATCGCCGTTGGTGCAGCAATACTTGGTCAATTTGGGCAACGTTTCGCCTACAGACAGCTAAGTTTATGGGGTTGTCTAGGGATGGCAGCATCATTAGTCTCTATTTCCTTCTTTAACACCCAACTCTGGTTAGTTCTACCCCTCATTACCCTAGTCGGTGTATTTGGGGCTTTAGTGGGTATCCCCATGCAAACAGCCATCCAAACAGAAACCCCTCCAGAAATGCGTGGTAAAGTCTTTGGATTACAAAACAATGTTGTCAACATTGCCTTATCTCTACCCCTGGCATTAGCAGGTTTAGCAGAAACTTTTATAGGTCTACAGTCAGTATTTTTTGGGTTAGCTATCATAGTTTTCTTAGCAGGTATCCTCACCTGGTATAATTCCCATGAGTAG
- the secG gene encoding preprotein translocase subunit SecG, whose product MTVTSIVQGIWAFSALGLIILVLLHSPKGDGIGAIGGQAQLFSSTKSAENTLNRITWALVVIFLGLTVVLSANWLPK is encoded by the coding sequence ATGACAGTTACTAGTATCGTACAAGGAATTTGGGCTTTCTCGGCTTTAGGTTTAATTATCCTAGTTTTACTACATAGCCCTAAAGGTGATGGTATTGGTGCTATTGGTGGACAAGCTCAACTTTTTAGCAGTACCAAAAGCGCAGAAAATACACTTAATCGGATTACTTGGGCGCTAGTAGTTATTTTCCTGGGTTTGACAGTAGTTTTAAGTGCTAACTGGCTACCTAAATAA